The Streptomyces kanamyceticus genome window below encodes:
- a CDS encoding DUF6328 family protein — MAEESPRTPREETTLERADRNFGELLQELRIIQTGVQILFAFLLTLAFTARFAMLDTTQRAMYITTLLLAVLAAALFTAPAALHRALFQRGAKPEIVRVSSRLAGAGMSVLMLALTGSVLLVVDVVLGRVEGAIAGSATLLVCGGLWGLLPQLVGWHAARAEARVDLTVATGSGQDAAGGGPVTDR, encoded by the coding sequence ATGGCCGAGGAGAGTCCCCGTACGCCGCGCGAGGAGACGACGCTGGAGCGGGCCGACCGCAATTTCGGCGAGCTGCTCCAGGAGCTGCGGATCATCCAGACCGGTGTCCAGATCCTGTTCGCGTTCTTGCTGACGCTGGCCTTCACCGCCCGCTTCGCCATGCTCGACACGACGCAGCGCGCGATGTACATCACGACGCTGCTGCTCGCCGTGCTGGCGGCGGCCCTGTTCACCGCGCCGGCCGCGCTGCATCGCGCGCTGTTCCAGCGGGGGGCCAAGCCCGAGATCGTGCGGGTCTCCTCACGGCTGGCGGGGGCGGGCATGAGCGTGTTGATGCTGGCCCTGACGGGGTCTGTGCTGCTCGTCGTCGACGTGGTGCTCGGCCGGGTCGAGGGGGCGATCGCGGGCAGCGCGACGTTATTGGTGTGCGGCGGATTGTGGGGGCTGTTGCCGCAACTCGTCGGGTGGCACGCCGCTCGGGCCGAGGCCCGAGTGGATCTGACGGTGGCTACCGGCTCAGGCCAAGACGCCGCTGGTGGAGGTCCCGTGACTGATCGTTGA
- a CDS encoding diacylglycerol/lipid kinase family protein — translation MAAKGLTSTRSARRAALRGTGSLALACTTIQAATKVLDKRRPLRHPPSGVASSHRTAGAAAFATAATLETPRLGAALIPVTAGIALSRLRAGAHTPGRVLVDVAFGVGIAVATCRWWPLHRDEPADSARPKLPVPALPAGEGLVVVVNSDAGGEVPAEVELRTLLPKADLRLCEAGEDLHTVLRQAAAQVQARGGALGVVGGDGTVNAAAVLAADNRLPLAVFPGGTLNHFAADLGLPTLKEAADAVEAGHGGTVDLGRITGDGTCAYFLNTFSIGVYPELVRAREARETSLGTWPALAIGLLRVLAEGAPINVTLDGQPRRLWLLFAGNSRYDPPGFAPSYRPTLDDGLLDLRIVDGKRPFARTRLVAAFLTGTLARSRVYQETTAIRLRIDGVGRTGDYTRDGEVSPACDTLVLDKRVRALTIYLPASQ, via the coding sequence TTGGCCGCGAAGGGCCTGACCAGCACCCGCAGCGCGCGCCGGGCCGCCTTGCGCGGCACCGGCTCGCTGGCCCTGGCCTGTACCACCATCCAGGCCGCCACCAAGGTGCTCGACAAGCGCCGCCCGCTGCGGCATCCGCCGAGCGGGGTGGCGTCCTCCCACCGCACGGCCGGTGCAGCCGCCTTCGCGACCGCCGCCACCCTGGAGACGCCCCGGCTGGGGGCCGCCCTCATTCCCGTCACAGCGGGCATCGCCCTCTCCCGCCTCCGCGCGGGAGCACACACGCCCGGCCGCGTTCTGGTCGACGTCGCGTTCGGCGTGGGCATCGCCGTGGCAACCTGTCGCTGGTGGCCGCTGCACCGCGACGAGCCCGCCGACAGCGCCCGGCCGAAGCTCCCGGTGCCCGCCCTTCCCGCAGGCGAGGGCCTGGTCGTGGTCGTCAACAGCGACGCCGGCGGCGAGGTCCCGGCCGAAGTCGAACTGCGCACCCTGCTGCCCAAGGCGGACCTGCGGCTCTGTGAAGCCGGCGAGGACCTGCACACCGTGCTCCGGCAGGCCGCCGCGCAGGTACAGGCGCGCGGCGGCGCGCTCGGCGTGGTCGGGGGCGACGGAACGGTCAACGCGGCGGCCGTGCTCGCCGCCGACAACCGCCTGCCGCTCGCGGTGTTCCCCGGCGGCACCCTCAACCACTTCGCCGCCGACCTCGGACTGCCGACCTTGAAAGAGGCCGCCGACGCCGTCGAGGCGGGCCACGGCGGCACCGTCGACCTCGGCAGGATCACCGGCGACGGCACCTGCGCGTACTTCCTCAACACCTTCAGCATCGGCGTCTACCCCGAACTCGTCCGCGCCCGCGAAGCCCGCGAGACGTCCCTCGGCACATGGCCCGCCCTCGCCATCGGCCTGCTCCGCGTCCTCGCCGAAGGCGCCCCCATCAACGTCACCCTGGACGGACAGCCCCGGCGGCTGTGGCTGCTCTTCGCCGGCAACAGCCGCTACGACCCGCCCGGCTTCGCCCCCTCCTACCGCCCCACCCTCGACGACGGACTCCTCGACCTGCGCATCGTCGACGGAAAGCGCCCCTTCGCCCGCACCCGCCTCGTCGCGGCCTTCCTCACCGGGACCCTCGCCCGCTCCCGCGTCTACCAGGAGACCACCGCCATCCGACTGCGCATCGACGGCGTGGGAAGGACCGGCGACTACACCCGCGACGGCGAAGTAAGCCCCGCCTGCGACACCCTGGTCCTCGACAAGAGGGTTCGCGCACTCACCATCTACCTCCCTGCCTCACAGTGA
- a CDS encoding restriction endonuclease translates to MSSHQFERLISDLVARDGLDVAQGHGDPHDGGLDVIAITPGGDKPAIQCKHTAKETPVGIAAVRELNGIAGPVHHTDITTAPMSGILTVAVRPGGRPHGPRSV, encoded by the coding sequence ATGTCCTCCCACCAGTTTGAGCGGCTCATCTCCGACCTGGTGGCCCGCGACGGACTGGACGTCGCACAGGGGCACGGCGACCCGCACGACGGGGGCCTCGACGTCATCGCCATCACGCCAGGCGGGGACAAGCCGGCCATCCAATGCAAGCACACCGCGAAAGAAACACCCGTGGGAATCGCGGCAGTCCGCGAACTGAACGGCATCGCCGGCCCCGTACATCACACTGACATCACGACAGCCCCTATGAGCGGGATCCTGACTGTAGCTGTCCGACCAGGTGGAAGACCTCACGGGCCGCGTAGCGTTTGA
- a CDS encoding STAS domain-containing protein yields MPLPPLNIYRHDRRTRALITLAGEIDLETVPLMRTTLERCLRDGVRTIDVDLTPVTFCDCSGLNAFVETFLRTAAAGGALHLHYPPPMLAWMIELTGSGFLLGDLPAVPGPVSRPAVLFAAAPVPLPVAGFETSHRLVPAVSAVSGGVL; encoded by the coding sequence ATGCCCCTGCCCCCGTTGAACATCTACCGGCACGACAGAAGGACCCGGGCCCTGATCACCCTCGCCGGCGAGATCGACCTGGAGACGGTGCCACTGATGCGCACGACCCTTGAGCGGTGCCTGCGCGACGGCGTGCGCACCATCGACGTCGACCTCACCCCTGTCACCTTCTGCGACTGCAGCGGTCTCAACGCCTTCGTCGAGACGTTCCTGCGCACCGCTGCCGCCGGCGGGGCGCTGCACCTGCACTACCCGCCGCCCATGCTGGCCTGGATGATCGAGCTCACCGGTTCCGGCTTCTTGCTCGGGGATCTTCCGGCCGTTCCAGGCCCGGTTTCTCGCCCTGCTGTCCTCTTCGCCGCCGCACCGGTCCCGCTTCCCGTGGCGGGCTTCGAGACGTCGCATCGGCTGGTTCCGGCCGTCTCCGCTGTTTCGGGCGGTGTGCTGTGA
- a CDS encoding fatty acid desaturase family protein, translating to MTLTRPAAIETALGKELGEELDRIRADIIAARAADDARYIRTVIAAQRSLEAGGRAALAVSLFPPAWAAGTAMLAVAKILENMELGHNILHGQWDWMGDPAIHSATWEWDFLTPAEAWKHTHNHLHHTWTNVVDRDRDLGYVVFRMSGDQRWRPRHLAQPLYNFVLAPFFEWGIALYDLEPDAVAAGRKSWRSLAADLTGFLGKATRQLAKDYVLFPLLAGPSALPCLLGNLTANTVRNLWSHTIIFCGHFPGDVQTFTEEYIDGETRGQWYLRQIQGSANIEGGPLFHILSGNLGHQIEHHAFPDLPSNRYAEIAPRVRELCEKYGIPYVTGPLWRQYGSTWGRILRFAVPGK from the coding sequence GTGACTCTGACCCGTCCTGCCGCCATCGAGACGGCCTTGGGCAAGGAACTCGGTGAGGAGCTCGACCGGATCCGTGCCGACATCATCGCCGCGCGCGCCGCCGACGACGCCCGCTACATCCGTACGGTGATCGCCGCCCAGCGCAGCCTGGAGGCGGGAGGGCGGGCCGCTCTGGCCGTCTCGCTGTTCCCACCCGCCTGGGCGGCGGGGACAGCCATGCTCGCCGTCGCCAAGATCCTGGAGAACATGGAGCTGGGCCACAACATCCTGCACGGCCAGTGGGACTGGATGGGCGACCCGGCGATCCACTCGGCCACGTGGGAGTGGGATTTCCTCACGCCTGCCGAGGCGTGGAAGCACACCCACAACCATCTGCATCACACCTGGACCAATGTCGTCGACCGTGACCGGGACCTCGGATACGTCGTCTTCCGGATGAGCGGCGACCAGCGCTGGCGTCCGCGCCATCTCGCTCAGCCGCTCTACAACTTCGTGCTCGCGCCGTTCTTCGAGTGGGGCATCGCGCTGTACGACCTGGAGCCCGATGCAGTCGCCGCGGGGCGCAAGTCGTGGCGTTCCCTCGCAGCCGACCTGACCGGGTTCCTCGGCAAGGCCACCCGACAGCTCGCCAAGGACTACGTGCTCTTCCCGCTCCTCGCCGGGCCCTCCGCCCTGCCCTGCCTGCTGGGAAACCTCACCGCCAACACCGTGCGCAACCTGTGGTCGCACACCATCATTTTCTGCGGCCACTTCCCCGGCGACGTGCAGACCTTCACCGAGGAGTACATCGACGGCGAGACCCGCGGGCAGTGGTATCTGCGGCAGATCCAGGGCTCCGCCAACATCGAGGGCGGACCGCTCTTTCACATCCTCAGCGGAAACCTGGGCCACCAGATCGAGCACCATGCCTTCCCTGATCTGCCCAGCAACCGCTATGCCGAGATCGCCCCGCGGGTGCGGGAACTCTGCGAGAAGTACGGCATCCCGTACGTCACCGGCCCGTTGTGGCGGCAGTACGGCTCGACCTGGGGACGCATCCTGCGCTTCGCTGTGCCGGGGAAATGA
- a CDS encoding ANTAR domain-containing protein: MHQSATAYGGQRLLTAAVSAGDAALVAEVLQLRAENDQLSKALSSRAVIDQARGMIMALAPCSSERAWGLLVDVSQHCNVKLRDVAAALVATARGEPLAEQMQRELRHALKRLNSR; this comes from the coding sequence ATGCATCAATCGGCCACGGCCTACGGTGGACAGCGGCTGTTGACGGCTGCGGTTTCGGCAGGGGATGCGGCTCTCGTGGCCGAGGTCCTCCAACTGCGCGCGGAGAACGATCAGTTGAGCAAGGCGCTGTCGAGCCGTGCGGTGATCGACCAGGCGCGGGGCATGATCATGGCCCTGGCGCCTTGTTCCAGCGAGCGGGCCTGGGGCCTGCTGGTAGACGTCTCGCAGCATTGCAACGTCAAGCTCCGGGACGTGGCTGCGGCCCTGGTGGCCACGGCACGGGGTGAGCCGCTCGCCGAGCAGATGCAACGCGAGCTACGCCACGCGCTGAAGCGCCTCAACAGCCGGTAG
- a CDS encoding GAF and ANTAR domain-containing protein, with translation MTPNSRSSRIRVLVAEQAARRGARVGVLDVCTAAVTSLPVGGAGMSAMSRTAASHPLCSTDDISERLEELQLTLGEGPCVDAFTHGAVVLAPDLRTGELQDCWPVFADAALEAGALAVFALPLQIGAISPGVLDLYAQVPVRLGAEELSDALAFADFATLVLLDARIDATGAPPDDDGTTRRIEDLGGYRAEISQATGMLTVQLGVGLDEAFARLRAHAYARGHRLTAVAADVVAHRLRFSPDTEPTRTDEDT, from the coding sequence GTGACGCCCAACAGCCGGTCGTCCCGTATCCGCGTGCTGGTCGCCGAACAGGCGGCCCGACGCGGTGCCCGGGTCGGTGTGCTGGATGTGTGCACCGCGGCGGTGACCTCGCTGCCGGTCGGCGGGGCCGGGATGTCGGCGATGTCCCGGACCGCGGCGAGCCATCCGCTGTGCAGTACCGATGACATCAGCGAACGGCTGGAGGAGCTGCAGCTCACGCTGGGCGAGGGACCGTGCGTGGACGCCTTCACGCACGGCGCGGTCGTCCTGGCGCCCGACCTGCGGACCGGTGAACTGCAGGACTGCTGGCCCGTGTTCGCCGATGCGGCTCTGGAAGCCGGAGCTCTCGCGGTCTTCGCGCTCCCCCTGCAGATAGGAGCGATCAGCCCCGGGGTTCTGGATCTCTACGCGCAGGTCCCGGTCCGGTTGGGCGCGGAGGAGCTGTCCGACGCACTGGCTTTCGCCGATTTCGCGACGCTGGTCCTGCTGGACGCCCGGATCGACGCGACGGGCGCACCACCCGACGACGACGGAACCACAAGGCGCATCGAGGACCTGGGCGGGTACCGGGCGGAGATCTCCCAGGCCACCGGCATGCTCACCGTCCAGCTCGGTGTCGGTCTCGACGAAGCCTTCGCCCGTCTGCGCGCCCACGCCTATGCCCGGGGGCACCGGCTCACCGCCGTGGCCGCCGACGTGGTGGCCCATCGGCTCCGCTTCTCTCCGGACACGGAGCCGACCCGGACCGACGAGGACACCTGA
- a CDS encoding GAF and ANTAR domain-containing protein, whose amino-acid sequence MNERLLAKTFVELADNLVADFDLIDFLRLLTDRCVGMLGASAAGVLLADRDGELRVMAASDEQVRLLELFQLQNDEGPCLDCFRTGAPVCVPDLRTETAHWPRFAVQARLHGFGAVQALPMRLRDEVVGALNLFRSAPGPFDPVGTPIAQAMADVATISLLQQWSTQRNTVLNEQLQAALNSRVLIEQAKGKLAERHDIDMEQAFTALRRYARAHNRRLSDVARALIDDSEPLAGLAS is encoded by the coding sequence ATGAATGAGCGGCTCCTGGCCAAGACTTTCGTCGAGTTGGCGGACAATTTGGTCGCCGACTTCGACCTGATCGATTTCCTGCGGCTGCTGACCGACCGCTGCGTGGGGATGCTCGGGGCGAGCGCGGCCGGGGTGCTGCTCGCGGACCGGGACGGCGAGTTGCGCGTGATGGCCGCCTCCGACGAACAGGTGCGCCTCCTTGAGCTCTTCCAGCTGCAGAACGACGAGGGCCCCTGCCTGGACTGCTTCCGCACGGGCGCCCCGGTCTGCGTCCCCGACCTGCGTACGGAGACCGCCCACTGGCCTCGTTTCGCCGTCCAGGCCCGGCTACACGGGTTCGGCGCGGTCCAGGCCCTGCCCATGCGGTTGCGCGACGAGGTTGTCGGCGCGCTGAATCTCTTCCGGTCCGCTCCCGGACCCTTCGACCCGGTCGGTACGCCCATTGCCCAGGCCATGGCCGACGTCGCCACCATCAGCCTGCTGCAACAATGGTCCACCCAGCGCAACACGGTCCTCAACGAACAGTTGCAGGCCGCGCTGAACAGCCGGGTACTGATCGAGCAAGCCAAAGGCAAACTCGCCGAACGCCACGACATCGACATGGAACAGGCATTCACCGCTCTACGCCGCTACGCCCGCGCCCACAACCGCCGCCTGTCCGACGTCGCCCGCGCCCTCATAGACGACAGCGAGCCCCTGGCCGGTCTGGCGTCCTGA
- a CDS encoding DUF1206 domain-containing protein — protein sequence MTSSQAQDGGRGAGSVAHAAKEETLTAAGRAGFMARGVVYVLIGALAIQMALGSGGESADRQGALDQVAEQPFGKVMLWAMVVGFGCMALWRGSRAVLSRGPKRKAASRLLDGGRSIFYASVCWITARFAAGGGQGSSGNAKSQDWTASVLKLSYGQFLVGAAGCLLIGIGVVLAVRAALRKFLRQLDVGAMSHRTRQIVTGLGVGGGVARGTVFAAAGIFILIAAVQFDADEAKGVDATLRSFTQTPAGPWLLVAVAIGLILFGAFSFASARWRRL from the coding sequence GTGACGTCGTCCCAAGCGCAGGACGGAGGCCGGGGTGCAGGTTCTGTCGCCCACGCCGCCAAGGAGGAGACGCTGACCGCCGCGGGCCGGGCGGGTTTCATGGCGCGTGGTGTCGTGTACGTCCTCATCGGCGCCCTGGCGATCCAGATGGCCCTGGGGAGCGGCGGGGAGTCGGCGGATCGCCAAGGAGCGCTGGACCAGGTCGCGGAACAGCCCTTCGGGAAGGTGATGCTGTGGGCGATGGTCGTGGGCTTCGGCTGCATGGCGCTGTGGCGGGGCTCCCGCGCGGTGCTCAGCAGGGGGCCGAAGCGGAAGGCCGCCTCACGGCTTCTGGACGGCGGGCGGTCGATCTTCTACGCGTCGGTCTGCTGGATCACCGCCCGGTTCGCCGCCGGTGGTGGCCAGGGCTCCAGCGGCAACGCGAAGTCGCAGGACTGGACGGCATCGGTGCTGAAGCTGTCGTACGGCCAATTCCTTGTGGGGGCCGCGGGTTGCCTCCTGATCGGCATCGGTGTCGTGCTCGCGGTACGGGCGGCCCTGCGCAAGTTCCTGCGGCAGCTGGACGTGGGCGCGATGAGTCACCGCACCCGGCAGATCGTGACCGGCCTGGGGGTGGGCGGCGGCGTGGCCCGCGGCACGGTGTTCGCGGCGGCAGGCATCTTCATCCTGATCGCAGCCGTCCAGTTCGACGCGGACGAGGCCAAGGGGGTGGACGCCACGCTCCGCAGCTTCACACAGACCCCGGCGGGCCCCTGGCTCCTGGTCGCCGTGGCGATCGGACTGATCCTCTTCGGCGCCTTCTCCTTCGCCTCGGCCCGCTGGCGCCGCCTGTGA
- a CDS encoding CsbD family protein, producing the protein MSVGRTIRHKTQAFTGRITERFGRTTGNRRLRRQGRTDRISGDLKQSGDKAKGAFRR; encoded by the coding sequence ATGAGCGTGGGACGAACGATCAGGCACAAGACACAGGCTTTCACAGGCCGGATCACGGAACGCTTCGGCAGGACCACCGGCAACAGGCGGCTGCGGAGGCAGGGCAGGACCGACCGGATCTCCGGAGATCTGAAGCAGTCCGGCGACAAGGCCAAGGGAGCCTTCCGGCGCTGA
- a CDS encoding PP2C family protein-serine/threonine phosphatase → MEERVELSPEQEARRIEAVRRYDILDTPPDGAFDRIAALAARLFDVPVATVTIVDTDRVWFKAAYGLAEVTQIGRDPGLSTSAILTDGPLVVPDTLQDPLARAHTLVTGPTRARFYAAAPITTRDGHRLGTVDVMDTEPRRITSGQAGALADLAALVMDELELRLSALRMLRVERELVVVEHAARERAERDRAEIAAYASTLQRTLLPPALPEVPGLEAACHYTTASVRDVGGDFYDVFPLGAGRWAFFLGDVSGRGAPAAALTSLIRYTLRSTALLEPDPHAVLRALNSALLADSADGSRFCTLIFGTLVPNPAGGFVITLTGGGHLPAYHLHPTRRDGLFQALARAEPVNLPGGMLVGALHQADFTTRTVQLLPGQALFLYSDGLIEGRTSRGARFGERGLAAHLTHHAATNCALGAAAIIGDLTTLLASFPTGPADDVALLALSAASQTPATAPSGASGTAHTSVPLPDPHST, encoded by the coding sequence GTGGAGGAGCGTGTGGAGCTGTCGCCGGAGCAGGAAGCGCGGCGGATCGAGGCAGTGCGTCGTTACGACATCCTGGACACCCCGCCGGATGGGGCGTTCGACCGGATCGCCGCACTCGCCGCCCGCCTCTTCGACGTCCCGGTGGCGACGGTGACGATCGTGGACACCGACCGGGTGTGGTTCAAGGCCGCCTACGGCCTGGCGGAGGTCACGCAGATCGGCCGGGACCCGGGTCTTTCCACCTCGGCGATCCTCACCGACGGGCCCCTGGTCGTGCCCGACACCCTCCAGGACCCGCTCGCCCGCGCCCACACGCTGGTGACCGGCCCGACGCGGGCACGGTTCTACGCCGCCGCCCCCATCACCACGCGTGACGGGCACCGCCTGGGCACCGTCGACGTCATGGACACCGAGCCGCGCCGGATCACCTCCGGGCAGGCCGGTGCCCTGGCCGACCTGGCGGCGCTGGTGATGGACGAGTTGGAGCTGCGCCTCAGCGCGCTGCGCATGCTGCGGGTGGAGCGGGAGCTGGTCGTGGTCGAGCACGCGGCGCGGGAGCGCGCCGAGCGCGACCGGGCGGAGATCGCCGCGTACGCCTCCACCCTGCAGCGCACCCTGCTCCCGCCTGCCCTGCCGGAAGTACCGGGGCTGGAGGCGGCCTGCCACTACACCACCGCCTCGGTCCGCGATGTCGGCGGCGACTTCTACGACGTCTTTCCCCTCGGCGCCGGGCGGTGGGCGTTCTTTCTCGGCGATGTGAGCGGCCGGGGCGCACCGGCCGCCGCACTGACCTCGCTGATCCGCTACACCCTGCGCTCCACCGCCCTACTGGAGCCGGACCCACACGCCGTACTGCGGGCTCTGAACTCCGCCCTGCTGGCGGACTCGGCCGACGGCAGCCGCTTCTGCACCCTGATCTTCGGCACCCTCGTCCCCAACCCCGCCGGCGGCTTCGTCATCACCTTGACCGGTGGCGGCCACCTCCCGGCCTACCACCTGCACCCGACCCGGCGCGACGGGCTTTTCCAGGCTCTCGCCCGAGCCGAGCCGGTGAACCTGCCCGGCGGGATGCTCGTCGGCGCCCTGCACCAGGCGGACTTCACCACCCGCACCGTTCAACTCTTGCCCGGTCAGGCGCTCTTCCTCTACAGCGACGGGCTCATCGAGGGCCGTACCTCCCGGGGCGCCCGGTTCGGCGAGAGGGGCCTGGCCGCCCATCTCACCCATCATGCCGCCACCAACTGTGCCCTCGGCGCCGCCGCGATCATCGGCGACCTCACCACGCTCCTCGCCTCCTTCCCCACCGGGCCCGCCGACGACGTCGCGCTCCTCGCTCTCAGCGCCGCCTCACAGACGCCCGCCACAGCACCCTCCGGCGCATCGGGCACCGCCCACACCAGCGTGCCCCTCCCCGACCCCCACAGCACTTGA
- a CDS encoding ANTAR domain-containing protein has protein sequence MQRPATIQAEQVNLAVEATWGSVSPGQDVAALRTENDELRRTMAGRAVIDQACGMVMVLTPCRRSAARRLVVDVARQCDLRLREVAAALVATTEDKSLPEQMHRALRRALRRLHAADRR, from the coding sequence ATGCAGCGGCCGGCCACGATCCAAGCGGAGCAGGTGAACTTGGCTGTCGAGGCCACCTGGGGAAGCGTGTCCCCGGGGCAAGATGTCGCCGCCCTGCGCACCGAGAACGATGAGCTGCGCCGGACGATGGCCGGCCGCGCGGTCATCGATCAGGCGTGCGGCATGGTGATGGTCCTGACTCCGTGCCGCCGGTCGGCAGCCCGGAGGCTGGTGGTGGATGTTGCGCGGCAGTGCGATCTCAGGCTGCGAGAGGTTGCTGCGGCCCTGGTCGCCACCACGGAGGACAAGTCTCTTCCCGAGCAGATGCATCGGGCGCTACGCCGTGCGCTGCGGCGCCTCCATGCAGCCGACCGGCGATGA
- a CDS encoding Asp23/Gls24 family envelope stress response protein, which translates to MTEPISQTQHNPHPGELPSVVGTRLQTGAREPAATRGKTAIADGVVEKISGIAAREVPGIHALGGGFSRTMGAMRDRVPGARSSAGRGVKVEVGEKQTAVDLEVVVEYGVSITEVAADVRENVIAAVERMTGLEVAEVNISVNDVHLPGEDTTETSEGRVQ; encoded by the coding sequence GTGACGGAGCCGATCAGCCAGACCCAGCACAACCCCCACCCCGGAGAGCTCCCCTCCGTCGTCGGCACGAGGCTGCAGACCGGAGCGAGGGAGCCGGCGGCCACCCGCGGCAAGACGGCCATCGCAGACGGGGTCGTGGAAAAGATCTCCGGGATCGCCGCACGCGAAGTGCCCGGAATCCACGCACTGGGAGGCGGATTCAGCCGCACCATGGGTGCGATGCGCGACCGCGTCCCCGGCGCACGCTCCAGTGCGGGACGCGGTGTCAAGGTCGAGGTCGGCGAGAAGCAGACCGCCGTCGACCTGGAAGTGGTCGTGGAGTACGGCGTGAGCATCACCGAGGTCGCTGCGGACGTGCGCGAGAACGTGATCGCGGCGGTGGAACGGATGACAGGTCTCGAAGTCGCCGAAGTGAACATCTCCGTCAACGACGTACACCTGCCCGGAGAGGACACCACAGAGACCAGCGAGGGCCGGGTGCAGTAG
- a CDS encoding PRC-barrel domain-containing protein, with amino-acid sequence MIHAADVREWRDLAVVDTETHKIGVLEAVYVDTTTDEPAMATVRTGPPARRRLMFVPLDDAIVGPDYLKVAYAKALVKTAPSIGTDDVLPAEDEAAIFKHYGLPYETGTAGERRLARR; translated from the coding sequence ATGATTCACGCAGCCGATGTCCGAGAGTGGCGCGACCTCGCCGTCGTCGACACCGAGACACACAAGATCGGTGTCCTCGAAGCGGTCTATGTGGACACCACCACCGACGAGCCGGCCATGGCCACCGTGCGGACCGGACCGCCCGCCCGACGCCGGCTGATGTTCGTCCCCCTCGACGACGCGATTGTCGGCCCGGATTACCTCAAAGTCGCCTATGCCAAGGCACTGGTGAAGACAGCCCCCTCGATCGGCACCGACGACGTCCTGCCCGCCGAGGACGAGGCAGCGATCTTCAAGCACTACGGGCTGCCCTACGAGACCGGGACGGCCGGGGAGCGGCGACTCGCCCGCCGCTAG